A single Cyprinus carpio isolate SPL01 chromosome A20, ASM1834038v1, whole genome shotgun sequence DNA region contains:
- the LOC122149074 gene encoding B2 bradykinin receptor-like, producing MELNSSNLLCNDTVAWIWLSSLQPPFLALISILGVVGNSLVLCVFCFQRKPCTVADVYLGNLAAADLIMVLCLPFWTVTIAQGYQWNFGQLLCKVISTAISMNYYCSILFLVLVSMDRYLALAKPMNPSKLRCPKWAKRICVVIWAVGFMLSLPTLLFRKVKFVPFVEVEACYLDYPHPAWVLQWNLTKNLIGFLVPLPIISLCTFHTVKALKNRGLVIQPRVQMERKAARLVLTVLVVFLLCWTPFQFLRFLETLDYFQFFSGCLWEHILQIGNQLATYLGYSNSAINPFLYVIVGSHFRKRAQGVFQGLLCSRRKSNSSVLLNVTVISKCSDSLKDNRITPVALKAVYPPIKPHMMCRSL from the coding sequence ATGGAACTAAATTCATCAAACCTCCTCTGCAATGACACAGTCGCCTGGATATGGCTGTCATCTCTCCAGCCTCCGTTTCTGGCTCTTATCAGCATCCTGGGAGTGGTGGGCAACAGTCTGGTCCTCTGCGTGTTCTGCTTCCAGCGGAAGCCGTGCACCGTAGCTGATGTGTATCTGGGCAACCTGGCAGCTGCAGACCTCATTATGGTCCTGTGTTTGCCCTTCTGGACGGTCACCATCGCCCAAGGCTATCAATGGAACTTTGGTCAGCTGCTCTGCAAGGTGATCAGCACTGCCATTTCGATGAACTACTACTGCAGCATACTCTTCCTAGTGCTGGTCAGCATGGACCGCTACCTCGCCTTGGCCAAACCCATGAATCCCAGTAAGCTCAGATGCCCCAAATGGGCCAAGCGTATCTGTGTGGTGATTTGGGCAGTGGGATTCATGCTCAGCCTCCCAACTCTGCTCTTCCGAAAAGTAAAATTTGTTCCATTCGTAGAGGTGGAAGCCTGTTACCTAGATTACCCTCATCCAGCCTGGGTGCTCCAATGGAACCTCACAAAAAACTTAATTGGATTCCTCGTTCCGTTGCCAATTATTTCACTTTGTACTTTTCACACGGTCAAAGCGCTTAAAAACCGTGGTCTGGTGATTCAACCGAGAGTTCAAATGGAGAGGAAGGCCGCTCGGCTGGTTCTGACAGTCCTCGTCGTGTTCCTCCTCTGCTGGACACCCTTTCAGTTCTTGCGGTTCCTAGAAACACTTGACTACTTTCAGTTCTTTTCTGGGTGTCTCTGGGAGCACATATTGCAAATAGGCAACCAGCTGGCTACTTATTTAGGGTATAGCAATAGCGCAATAAACCCTTTCTTGTACGTCATTGTAGGGAGCCACTTCAGGAAGAGAGCTCAAGGAGTTTTTCAGGGTCTCTTGTGTTCTAGACGGAAGAGCAACTCCTCTGTGCTCTTAAATGTTACTGTTATCAGCAAGTGCAGTGACAGTCTTAAAGATAACAGAATAACACCAGTGGCACTGAAAGCTGTATATCCACCCATCAAACCTCACATGATGTGTAGATCATTATGA